Proteins from a genomic interval of Nitrospira sp.:
- a CDS encoding STAS domain-containing protein, whose product MTDPLLLAPSGDLTIFEISDFKTQLQAGLKQGQGITVDLGETGTVDASALQLLIAACLHESVQLINVPARVTERFAQMGWTRPKGQGLT is encoded by the coding sequence CCCTTTGCTTCTAGCCCCCAGCGGCGACCTGACGATATTTGAAATCAGCGACTTCAAAACCCAATTGCAGGCGGGCTTGAAACAAGGCCAGGGCATCACTGTCGATCTTGGAGAAACAGGAACCGTGGATGCATCCGCGCTCCAGCTGCTCATCGCGGCCTGTCTCCACGAGTCGGTGCAACTCATCAATGTACCAGCTCGCGTCACAGAACGGTTCGCTCAGATGGGATGGACGCGGCCGAAAGGACAAGGGCTCACGTGA